The Prosthecobacter algae genome includes a region encoding these proteins:
- a CDS encoding sialate O-acetylesterase, producing MKYFSRSSLAVLFLSLPGSVLAELSLPHFFSDHMILQRERAAAIWGKADPKAEVTVAFKGKTAAAKADAQGQWRVAIETGPADAQGTELRITAGAESVVLKDVLVGEVWIASGQSNMYFTMNRVPAYAELMAKANYPGLRMFNAPLVTAAEPQGDIEGEWSLCSPETVPGYSAVAFFFALKLHQELGIPVGVLKTCWGGKPVETFTSREALNTHPASKALVDKLLTEAASYEPAAAQADYETRLAKWKATMAAAKGKSAEVRKRLSKKPMVPKPPLLTEGKPGVLFNAMIHPFVGYTLRGAIWYQGEGNAKAGAVPYDESLPLMIRDWRQRWGDEFSFYFVQLANYRTPSTAPGTPDAWALLQDRMRHILETTPKTGMAVINDVGEVSDIHPKDKMTPGYRLARWALAKDYGRDLLYSSPLFKSSEVKDGAVRVTFDHAGSGLKSRDGAALKRFEIAGADKVWHWAEAKVEGVDSVVVSSAEVKQPVAVRYAWASNPEGANLVNSDDLPASVFRTDDWDDVEPKVGAKPMSALEIRRAKAVEIKALNAKLATMDKGSAEFKELRQKIQGLLAELKATAPKK from the coding sequence ATGAAATATTTCTCACGCAGTTCCCTGGCCGTCCTTTTCCTCAGCCTGCCTGGCAGTGTTCTGGCAGAGCTTTCGTTGCCGCATTTTTTTAGCGATCACATGATCCTGCAGCGGGAGCGCGCGGCGGCCATTTGGGGGAAGGCGGACCCGAAGGCGGAGGTGACAGTGGCTTTCAAAGGCAAGACGGCTGCGGCCAAAGCAGACGCTCAGGGACAATGGCGTGTGGCGATCGAAACCGGCCCTGCCGATGCCCAGGGAACCGAGCTGAGGATCACCGCAGGGGCTGAGAGCGTGGTCCTCAAAGATGTGCTGGTGGGAGAGGTGTGGATCGCCTCAGGCCAGTCGAACATGTACTTCACCATGAACCGGGTGCCTGCTTATGCGGAGTTGATGGCGAAAGCGAACTATCCGGGGCTGCGCATGTTCAATGCGCCGCTGGTGACGGCGGCGGAGCCGCAGGGGGACATTGAGGGCGAGTGGTCGCTGTGCAGTCCGGAGACGGTGCCGGGCTATTCCGCCGTGGCGTTTTTCTTTGCGCTGAAGCTGCACCAGGAACTGGGCATTCCGGTGGGGGTGCTGAAGACGTGCTGGGGAGGTAAGCCGGTGGAAACCTTCACCAGTCGCGAGGCGCTGAATACACACCCGGCCAGTAAGGCTCTGGTGGACAAACTCCTGACTGAAGCTGCCAGTTATGAACCTGCGGCCGCCCAGGCCGACTACGAAACCCGGCTGGCAAAATGGAAAGCGACGATGGCTGCGGCCAAGGGCAAATCGGCGGAAGTGCGCAAGCGCCTGTCCAAGAAGCCGATGGTCCCTAAACCACCGCTGCTGACGGAGGGCAAACCGGGGGTGCTTTTTAATGCCATGATCCACCCCTTCGTCGGCTACACGCTGCGCGGGGCCATTTGGTATCAGGGAGAAGGCAATGCCAAAGCGGGAGCGGTGCCCTATGACGAGTCGCTGCCACTGATGATCCGTGACTGGCGGCAGCGCTGGGGAGACGAGTTTTCCTTCTATTTCGTGCAGTTGGCGAATTATCGCACGCCTTCGACGGCTCCCGGCACGCCGGATGCCTGGGCCCTGTTGCAGGACCGGATGCGGCATATTTTGGAGACCACCCCCAAGACAGGCATGGCCGTCATCAACGACGTGGGTGAGGTCAGTGACATCCACCCGAAGGACAAAATGACGCCCGGTTACCGTCTGGCCCGCTGGGCTTTGGCCAAGGACTATGGGCGTGATCTGCTTTACAGCAGCCCGCTTTTCAAAAGCAGCGAGGTGAAAGACGGAGCCGTGCGGGTGACTTTTGATCATGCAGGTAGCGGTTTGAAAAGCCGCGATGGCGCTGCGCTGAAACGATTTGAAATCGCTGGGGCGGACAAGGTCTGGCACTGGGCGGAGGCCAAGGTGGAGGGCGTGGACAGCGTCGTGGTCAGCAGTGCGGAGGTAAAGCAGCCTGTGGCCGTGCGTTATGCCTGGGCTTCCAATCCGGAGGGGGCAAATCTGGTGAACAGCGACGATCTGCCCGCCTCGGTCTTCCGCACGGATGACTGGGATGATGTGGAGCCGAAGGTGGGTGCCAAACCCATGTCCGCCCTGGAGATCCGCCGCGCCAAGGCGGTGGAGATCAAGGCCCTGAATGCCAAGCTGGCTACGATGGACAAAGGCAGTGCCGAGTTCAAGGAACTGCGCCAAAAGATCCAGGGTCTGCTGGCGGAACTGAAGGCGACGGCCCCGAAAAAGTAG
- a CDS encoding c-type cytochrome encodes MKKLLKVLGALLVLALLLVAGGVYYVVNYLPNIPVQAELKVEATPERLARGAYLANSVAVCMDCHSTRDWAVFSGPLKPGSLGMGGEKFDQTMNFPGSFIAPNITPYGLKGWTDGELYRAITSGVSKDGHPLFPIMPYPSYGKMATEDVFSIIAYLRSLPAVESSPGPSKADPPVNVIMHLMSQPAQPVPLPAKTDVIAYGGYLANAAGCTECHTKMEKGKRVGEPYAGGFEFAMPSGTVRSPNITPHAVTGIGAWTKQMFVDRFKAYAPGTFKPVPVDAAKGEMQTVMPWTMYANMTEEDLGAIYDYLKKLPAVENHVERWSVAKK; translated from the coding sequence ATGAAAAAGCTGCTTAAAGTCCTCGGTGCCCTGTTGGTTCTCGCTCTTCTCCTCGTCGCAGGCGGGGTGTATTACGTGGTGAACTACCTGCCCAACATCCCTGTGCAGGCGGAACTAAAGGTGGAGGCCACGCCGGAGCGGCTGGCACGTGGGGCCTATCTGGCCAACAGTGTGGCGGTTTGCATGGACTGCCACAGCACGCGTGACTGGGCGGTGTTTTCGGGACCCCTGAAACCGGGCAGTCTGGGCATGGGCGGTGAGAAGTTTGACCAGACGATGAATTTCCCAGGTTCTTTTATCGCCCCGAACATCACCCCTTATGGCCTCAAGGGCTGGACCGATGGCGAACTGTATCGCGCCATCACAAGTGGGGTGAGCAAGGACGGGCATCCGCTCTTCCCCATCATGCCTTATCCTTCTTATGGCAAAATGGCGACGGAGGATGTGTTCAGCATCATCGCCTATCTGCGTAGCCTGCCAGCGGTGGAAAGCAGCCCTGGGCCCTCCAAGGCAGACCCGCCAGTGAATGTGATCATGCACCTCATGTCGCAGCCCGCCCAGCCCGTGCCGCTGCCTGCCAAGACGGACGTCATCGCTTATGGCGGCTACCTGGCGAATGCGGCAGGCTGCACGGAGTGCCACACGAAGATGGAGAAGGGCAAACGCGTGGGCGAGCCTTACGCAGGCGGCTTTGAGTTTGCGATGCCCAGCGGCACGGTGCGCTCGCCCAACATCACGCCCCACGCCGTCACGGGCATCGGTGCGTGGACCAAGCAGATGTTTGTGGACCGTTTCAAAGCCTATGCGCCGGGGACTTTCAAACCCGTGCCGGTGGATGCGGCCAAAGGCGAAATGCAGACCGTCATGCCCTGGACCATGTATGCGAACATGACCGAGGAGGATCTGGGGGCGATCTACGATTACCTGAAGAAGCTGCCTGCGGTGGAGAACCATGTCGAGCGCTGGTCTGTCGCGAAGAAGTAA
- a CDS encoding DUF1501 domain-containing protein, whose protein sequence is MKMHRLCSGHHANLFTTAQGRRDFLQVGAMAGLGLTLPHLLKLQAAQMNLPPVETYKPVATSIIHIYLPGGIAQHESWDPKPFAAPDYRGPFSPVKGVTGEYVGGQFANIAKILDKISIIRSVTHGEAAHERGTHNMFTGYRPSPAIKFPSFGTIISHEQGPRNNLPPYIAIPNIIAPDQGSGYLSSAFGPFALGSDPADKNFTVRDLAAPKDIDDRRFERRRSLLAAVDEHFRSHEKSDGLTAMDSFYDAAYNLISSTQAREAFNLNAEPDKLRDEYGRNAAGQRFLLARRLVEAGTRMVSVNYGSWDHHSNIKGSFESQAPQFDVAFARLIKDLDERGMLDTTLVLVSSEFGRTPKINSTNGRDHYPRVFSVAMAGGGVKKGFVYGKSDALGAEPEENPVGPEDLARTMYRLLGINASKRLVLEGVRPIDIVNGGRLLTELIA, encoded by the coding sequence ATGAAAATGCATCGCTTGTGCTCCGGCCATCACGCCAATCTCTTCACCACCGCCCAGGGCCGCCGTGACTTTCTCCAGGTGGGTGCCATGGCTGGGCTGGGACTCACGCTGCCGCATTTGCTGAAGCTGCAGGCCGCCCAGATGAACCTCCCACCCGTGGAGACCTACAAGCCCGTCGCCACCTCCATCATTCACATCTACCTGCCCGGCGGCATCGCCCAGCATGAATCCTGGGATCCGAAACCTTTTGCCGCACCCGATTACCGCGGCCCTTTCAGCCCCGTCAAAGGCGTCACCGGCGAATACGTGGGCGGGCAGTTTGCGAACATCGCTAAGATCCTGGACAAGATCAGCATCATCCGGTCCGTGACCCATGGCGAGGCCGCGCATGAGCGGGGCACGCACAACATGTTCACCGGCTATCGTCCCAGCCCGGCGATCAAGTTCCCCAGCTTCGGCACCATCATCTCCCACGAGCAAGGGCCGCGAAACAATCTGCCGCCCTACATTGCCATCCCAAATATCATCGCCCCGGACCAAGGCAGCGGCTACCTCAGCAGCGCCTTTGGCCCCTTTGCCCTCGGCAGTGATCCGGCGGACAAAAACTTCACCGTGCGTGATCTCGCCGCCCCCAAGGACATTGATGACCGCCGCTTCGAGCGACGCCGCTCCCTGCTCGCCGCCGTGGATGAACATTTCCGCAGCCATGAGAAATCCGACGGCCTCACCGCCATGGACAGCTTTTATGATGCGGCCTACAACCTCATCAGTTCCACCCAGGCCCGCGAAGCCTTTAACCTCAATGCCGAGCCTGACAAACTGCGCGACGAATACGGGCGCAATGCCGCCGGCCAGCGCTTTTTGTTAGCCCGTCGCCTCGTCGAAGCAGGCACCCGCATGGTCTCGGTCAACTATGGCAGTTGGGACCATCACTCCAACATCAAGGGTTCCTTTGAAAGCCAGGCCCCGCAGTTCGATGTCGCCTTTGCCAGGCTAATCAAGGACCTGGACGAACGCGGCATGCTCGACACGACGCTGGTGCTCGTCAGCTCTGAATTCGGCCGCACCCCCAAGATCAACTCCACCAATGGCCGCGACCACTACCCGCGTGTCTTCTCCGTAGCGATGGCGGGCGGCGGCGTGAAAAAGGGTTTCGTCTATGGCAAGTCCGATGCCCTCGGTGCCGAGCCTGAGGAAAACCCAGTCGGCCCCGAAGATCTCGCCCGCACAATGTACCGCCTGCTCGGCATCAATGCCTCCAAGCGTCTGGTCCTGGAAGGCGTGCGCCCCATTGACATCGTCAACGGCGGCAGGCTGCTTACCGAACTCATCGCCTAG
- a CDS encoding inositol monophosphatase family protein yields the protein MPELIAIAIEAATQAGNLIRDNFGSEKTVNEMHRRDVKLELDVRSQKLITDIILGYHADHRILGEEEGDVGGDGDVEWIVDPIDGTVNYFYGIPHFCVSIAARVRSTKEPLLGVIHDPMQNETWSVVKGGVATLNGKPISASTRAQMSEAVVTVGFSKSKSALDAGFERYRRISYEVFKTRMLGSAALALAYIACGRLDAYVEEQISLWDIAAGVMLVEAAGGKIVTRDSTVRPGTMFICATNGKLDIEPYL from the coding sequence ATGCCAGAACTCATCGCCATCGCCATCGAAGCCGCCACTCAGGCCGGCAACCTCATCCGGGACAATTTCGGCTCTGAAAAGACCGTCAATGAGATGCATCGTCGCGATGTGAAACTGGAGCTCGATGTGCGCAGCCAAAAGCTCATCACCGACATCATCCTCGGTTACCATGCCGACCACCGCATCCTCGGCGAAGAGGAAGGCGACGTCGGCGGAGATGGCGATGTGGAATGGATCGTGGACCCGATCGATGGCACGGTGAACTACTTCTACGGCATCCCACATTTTTGCGTGTCCATCGCCGCACGGGTTCGCTCCACCAAGGAGCCCCTGCTGGGCGTGATTCATGACCCAATGCAAAATGAAACTTGGTCTGTCGTCAAAGGTGGTGTGGCCACCCTGAACGGCAAACCCATCTCCGCCAGCACACGTGCCCAGATGAGCGAAGCCGTGGTGACCGTCGGTTTCTCCAAAAGCAAATCCGCCCTGGATGCTGGCTTTGAGCGTTACCGCCGCATCAGCTACGAAGTGTTCAAGACCCGCATGCTTGGCAGTGCCGCGCTGGCCCTGGCCTACATCGCCTGCGGCCGGCTGGATGCCTATGTGGAGGAGCAGATCAGCCTTTGGGACATCGCCGCTGGCGTCATGCTGGTGGAGGCTGCCGGAGGCAAAATCGTCACGCGAGACAGCACCGTGCGTCCGGGCACCATGTTCATCTGCGCCACCAACGGCAAGCTGGACATTGAGCCTTACCTGTAA
- a CDS encoding PEP-CTERM sorting domain-containing protein (PEP-CTERM proteins occur, often in large numbers, in the proteomes of bacteria that also encode an exosortase, a predicted intramembrane cysteine proteinase. The presence of a PEP-CTERM domain at a protein's C-terminus predicts cleavage within the sorting domain, followed by covalent anchoring to some some component of the (usually Gram-negative) cell surface. Many PEP-CTERM proteins exhibit an unusual sequence composition that includes large numbers of potential glycosylation sites. Expression of one such protein has been shown restore the ability of a bacterium to form floc, a type of biofilm.) → MSFRAFVFPCLAFLVSLSPAAAGIVDWDGGGADNKWSSGDNWNTNVIPATVAPLDDVRFAGSVRPGVDVDSNVSAQTLKFISGAAAFTLGGTGVINLAGTGTGHDAGLHLRNESSALQTINNNIVFTGTSIGFNAVSGNMTFNGNIDMTAATNIRFLGGGGRVTTFNGVISGTGIGQLAFNSGGTFVLNALNTYTKSTSIWSATVKLLVDAPSGANGAFGNSTGTISMGTTYDGGALTGILLASNAVTIGRTITLASSSTNFPAITHNYTVGGDTAHISNYTGTITTTNGNGTKAASKLTVTAAAGGRVNIANIVRGAGTTGTVDDVVKIGAGIVAITGSSNNWQGNTLVQAGTFLVNGSVLTSPSGKNVQVSSGAILGGNGTLTREVSLAAGAILSPGDVSAAGVSLGGKFTVGDLTGLTLAPTSVLRFDLGTFDSSTDDEVSVRGNLTLAGQLNVTDLGGFGNGAYKLFDWTGLLTYNPADLTFGNLPSGFTYTIDTTTWANSAYLVVTPEPGRALLLFVGLSTLLFNRRRKVA, encoded by the coding sequence ATGAGTTTTCGCGCGTTTGTTTTTCCGTGTCTTGCTTTTCTGGTCAGCCTTTCCCCTGCCGCCGCTGGTATTGTGGACTGGGACGGAGGCGGTGCGGATAACAAGTGGAGTTCGGGGGATAACTGGAACACGAATGTGATTCCTGCCACGGTGGCACCTTTGGACGACGTGCGTTTTGCGGGATCGGTGCGGCCTGGGGTGGATGTGGACAGCAATGTCAGTGCTCAAACGCTGAAGTTTATCTCAGGAGCGGCAGCCTTCACGCTCGGTGGAACAGGGGTGATCAACCTCGCGGGAACCGGCACCGGCCATGACGCGGGCCTGCATCTGCGCAATGAATCCTCCGCGCTGCAGACGATCAACAACAACATTGTCTTCACCGGTACCAGCATTGGTTTTAACGCGGTCAGCGGGAACATGACCTTCAATGGAAACATTGACATGACGGCGGCGACGAACATCCGTTTCCTGGGTGGCGGGGGGCGTGTCACCACTTTCAATGGCGTGATTTCCGGCACCGGGATTGGCCAACTGGCCTTTAACAGCGGCGGCACCTTCGTCTTGAATGCCCTCAACACTTACACCAAGAGCACCAGCATCTGGAGCGCGACCGTCAAGCTGCTGGTGGATGCCCCCAGCGGGGCCAATGGGGCCTTTGGCAACAGCACTGGGACGATCAGTATGGGGACCACCTATGATGGTGGGGCGCTCACTGGCATCCTGCTGGCCAGCAATGCAGTGACCATCGGCCGTACCATCACACTGGCCTCCTCCTCCACTAACTTTCCGGCGATCACGCACAACTACACCGTAGGTGGTGATACCGCTCATATCTCTAACTATACCGGCACCATCACGACTACCAATGGGAATGGCACCAAGGCCGCGAGCAAGTTGACCGTTACCGCAGCCGCTGGAGGTCGAGTGAACATCGCCAACATCGTGCGCGGTGCGGGCACCACCGGTACGGTGGATGATGTGGTAAAAATCGGTGCTGGTATCGTCGCCATCACGGGCAGTAGCAATAACTGGCAGGGCAATACCCTCGTGCAGGCAGGAACCTTCTTGGTCAATGGCAGCGTGCTCACCAGCCCCAGTGGCAAGAATGTGCAGGTGAGTTCAGGGGCAATCCTGGGCGGTAACGGCACGCTGACGCGCGAAGTCTCCCTGGCCGCTGGTGCTATTTTGTCCCCAGGGGATGTGAGTGCCGCAGGCGTCAGCCTCGGTGGCAAGTTCACCGTGGGAGATTTGACGGGACTGACGCTCGCGCCGACTTCCGTGTTGAGATTTGACCTTGGCACCTTCGACAGCAGCACGGACGACGAAGTGAGCGTGCGCGGAAACCTCACCCTGGCGGGTCAGCTCAATGTCACCGACCTGGGTGGTTTTGGAAATGGCGCGTACAAGTTGTTCGACTGGACGGGCCTGCTTACTTACAACCCGGCCGATCTCACCTTTGGCAACCTGCCCAGCGGCTTCACCTATACGATTGACACCACCACCTGGGCGAACTCGGCCTATCTGGTGGTGACGCCCGAGCCAGGGCGTGCGCTGCTGCTCTTCGTGGGTCTGTCCACGCTACTTTTCAATCGTCGCCGGAAGGTGGCTTGA
- a CDS encoding phosphopantothenoylcysteine decarboxylase codes for MKILITAGPTREPLDPVRYLTNRSSGKMGYALAEAAHDRGHEVTLISGPVSLPPPEGMIVVKVETARQMYEAVRSHLGGQDTAIFSAAVADYRPVAKAEQKIKKTGETLTLTLEKTEDILGSARSVFGFTGYLVGFAAETERLLEHAHDKLARKGCDLVIANDVSQAGIGFDSAENEVTLCLPDASPFPLPRQTKAALARELIAFITQQAALKKTL; via the coding sequence ATGAAGATCCTCATCACGGCTGGCCCAACCCGTGAACCCTTGGACCCGGTGCGTTATCTGACCAACCGTTCCTCGGGCAAAATGGGCTATGCCCTGGCCGAAGCCGCCCATGACCGAGGGCATGAGGTGACACTGATCTCCGGCCCGGTCTCCTTGCCTCCGCCTGAGGGCATGATCGTAGTGAAGGTGGAAACCGCTCGCCAGATGTACGAGGCCGTGCGCAGCCACCTGGGCGGACAGGACACCGCCATTTTTTCCGCTGCCGTGGCCGATTACCGACCTGTGGCCAAGGCCGAACAAAAGATCAAAAAGACAGGCGAGACCCTCACCCTCACCTTGGAGAAAACCGAGGACATTCTTGGCTCGGCCCGCAGCGTGTTCGGCTTCACCGGTTACCTGGTCGGTTTCGCGGCGGAGACGGAGCGGTTGCTGGAGCATGCGCACGACAAGCTAGCGCGCAAAGGCTGCGACCTCGTCATCGCCAATGATGTCTCGCAGGCGGGCATCGGGTTTGACAGCGCGGAGAACGAAGTCACTCTGTGCCTGCCTGACGCCTCGCCTTTCCCCCTGCCACGTCAGACCAAAGCCGCGCTGGCTCGCGAGTTGATCGCGTTCATCACCCAGCAGGCCGCCTTGAAAAAAACCCTTTGA
- a CDS encoding DUF2238 domain-containing protein, with product MKYLSYEKYTCLLLGLFVVWWSALAISPHYRHDWLLENVLLVPASALLFWGWKRRLFSRVSHTLIFVFLCLHEIGAHYTYEKVPYDQWWLALTGGTFNDLMGWERNHFDRLLHFLYGLLCAYPFREIFLRVARVRGFWSYFLPLDIMLSTSAIFELIEWAAATVFGGELGNAYLGTQGDAWDAHKDMALAGLGALIAMTVNAAVNKRCQRDFAREWNESLKVTAKAD from the coding sequence ATGAAATACCTGAGCTATGAGAAGTACACCTGCTTATTGTTAGGCTTGTTTGTCGTCTGGTGGTCGGCCCTGGCCATCAGCCCACACTATCGCCATGACTGGCTGCTGGAAAATGTGCTGCTGGTGCCCGCCTCCGCCTTGCTGTTTTGGGGCTGGAAAAGGCGGCTGTTTTCACGGGTGTCCCACACGCTCATCTTTGTCTTCCTGTGTCTGCATGAGATCGGCGCGCACTACACCTATGAAAAGGTGCCGTATGATCAGTGGTGGCTGGCGCTGACGGGGGGTACCTTCAATGACCTGATGGGCTGGGAGCGGAATCATTTCGACCGCTTGCTGCACTTTCTGTACGGCCTGCTGTGCGCCTATCCGTTTCGCGAGATCTTCCTGCGCGTGGCCAGGGTGCGCGGTTTTTGGTCCTACTTCCTGCCGTTGGACATCATGCTTTCCACCTCAGCGATCTTTGAGCTCATCGAATGGGCGGCCGCAACGGTCTTTGGAGGCGAACTGGGCAATGCCTACCTGGGCACCCAGGGGGATGCCTGGGATGCGCACAAAGACATGGCTTTGGCGGGCCTGGGGGCTCTCATCGCCATGACGGTGAATGCCGCCGTCAACAAGCGTTGCCAGCGGGACTTTGCCCGGGAGTGGAATGAGAGCCTGAAGGTGACCGCGAAAGCGGATTAG
- a CDS encoding aminoglycoside phosphotransferase family protein → MSHLDLPIRAATETALAHGLKLDRCEVLQDGNTLVLRLSETLVARVVQDVDGPRQGTEWFARETALARHLTQHGAPVVPMHPDLPQKPHEHLGYTLNFWLYVSTVEAEPEAAEIGRTLQDCHEVLRSFPEPLPKLAILTESLGLLTTLRERGLFSEDTLSLLGCCLTKSLEKLDAFPHHPLHGDAHLGNLMNTTQGLLWADWEDTFSGPVEWDLASIIWNAKILEEDHDTVNQILGAYRDAGGQIHEEALHHSLIARAAVMSAWYPILYPNPNAERQAKLQRRLDWLAAVAK, encoded by the coding sequence ATGAGCCACCTCGACCTGCCTATTCGTGCGGCCACTGAAACGGCCCTCGCCCATGGTCTAAAACTGGACCGTTGCGAGGTGCTTCAGGATGGAAACACGCTGGTGCTTCGGCTGAGCGAAACGCTGGTGGCGCGGGTGGTGCAGGATGTGGACGGGCCGCGCCAAGGCACGGAATGGTTTGCCCGTGAGACGGCGTTGGCACGGCACCTGACGCAGCATGGAGCGCCTGTGGTGCCGATGCATCCCGACCTGCCGCAGAAACCGCATGAGCACCTGGGCTACACGCTGAACTTTTGGTTATACGTTTCAACCGTGGAGGCCGAGCCGGAGGCGGCGGAGATCGGGAGAACGTTACAGGATTGCCATGAGGTTCTGCGCAGTTTCCCAGAGCCCTTGCCGAAGCTGGCCATCCTGACGGAAAGCCTGGGTCTTTTGACCACTCTCCGTGAGCGCGGGCTGTTTTCCGAAGATACGCTGTCTTTGCTGGGTTGTTGCCTAACGAAATCTTTGGAAAAACTGGATGCCTTTCCGCATCATCCCCTGCACGGGGATGCGCATCTGGGCAACCTGATGAACACCACTCAGGGCCTGCTGTGGGCGGACTGGGAAGACACCTTCTCCGGCCCGGTGGAATGGGACCTCGCCTCCATCATCTGGAATGCGAAGATCCTGGAGGAAGATCACGACACGGTGAACCAGATCCTGGGGGCGTATCGTGATGCGGGCGGGCAGATTCATGAAGAGGCGTTGCACCATAGCCTGATTGCACGCGCGGCGGTGATGAGTGCCTGGTACCCCATTCTTTATCCGAATCCAAATGCTGAGCGGCAGGCCAAACTGCAGCGCCGGCTGGATTGGCTGGCGGCGGTGGCCAAGTAG
- the tsaA gene encoding tRNA (N6-threonylcarbamoyladenosine(37)-N6)-methyltransferase TrmO — protein sequence MPEITPIATLRTCYTDKFGVPRQPGLVPAAWGIVEFEPAFRRVEAVRGMEEFSHLWLITQFHLVKEEPSSLTVRPPRLGGNERKGVFATRSPFRPNRLTLSVVKLDRVELEGDKAPRLFVSGVDLVDGTPVFDIKPYIRYADSVPEANSSFADTPPVRVPVLWECEPPPEEVRVIMDQSLALQPQPAYHADNIREYVTEIAGWRVRWAALPDCAKVVACSPFPAP from the coding sequence ATGCCTGAAATCACGCCCATCGCCACGCTGCGGACTTGCTACACGGACAAGTTTGGTGTGCCGAGGCAGCCGGGGCTGGTGCCTGCGGCGTGGGGAATTGTCGAGTTTGAGCCTGCCTTTCGGCGGGTGGAGGCGGTGCGAGGCATGGAAGAATTCAGCCATCTGTGGCTGATCACGCAGTTTCATCTGGTGAAGGAGGAGCCTTCTTCACTCACCGTTCGCCCACCGAGGCTGGGTGGCAATGAGCGCAAGGGGGTGTTTGCCACACGATCACCCTTTCGACCGAATCGCCTAACATTGAGTGTGGTGAAACTGGACCGGGTGGAGCTGGAGGGAGACAAAGCGCCGCGCCTTTTTGTTTCGGGGGTGGATCTGGTGGATGGCACGCCCGTTTTCGACATCAAGCCGTACATCCGTTACGCAGACTCCGTGCCTGAGGCCAACAGCAGCTTTGCGGATACTCCACCCGTGCGAGTGCCCGTGCTATGGGAGTGCGAGCCGCCGCCTGAAGAGGTGCGTGTGATCATGGACCAGTCCCTGGCCCTGCAACCTCAGCCTGCCTATCACGCGGACAATATCCGTGAGTATGTGACGGAGATTGCGGGCTGGCGCGTGCGCTGGGCAGCGCTGCCTGATTGTGCGAAGGTTGTCGCCTGCAGCCCCTTCCCTGCTCCATGA
- a CDS encoding flavoprotein — translation MSRIVLGITGSIAAYKAADLASQLTKAGHEVTCVLTKGALEFVTPLTLATLSRRPVVTDLFAEKEGWQPGHIQLADDADLLLIAPATANVLASMAHGFANDALTAIALATRAPILIAPAMNGKMWLHPATLKNVETLKGWGAQFIEPAEGLLACGYEGVGRLAPVEEILAAVQALLNKGGA, via the coding sequence ATGTCACGCATCGTCCTCGGCATCACCGGCTCCATCGCCGCTTACAAGGCGGCAGATCTGGCCAGCCAGCTCACCAAAGCTGGGCATGAGGTGACCTGTGTGCTGACGAAAGGGGCGCTGGAATTTGTCACCCCACTCACGCTGGCCACCCTCTCCCGCCGCCCGGTGGTGACGGATCTGTTTGCCGAAAAAGAAGGCTGGCAGCCCGGTCATATCCAACTGGCCGATGACGCAGACCTCCTGCTCATCGCCCCGGCCACGGCCAATGTGCTGGCCTCCATGGCCCACGGGTTTGCCAACGATGCGCTAACAGCCATCGCCCTGGCCACACGAGCCCCCATCCTGATCGCGCCGGCGATGAACGGCAAAATGTGGCTGCACCCGGCGACGCTGAAAAACGTGGAAACGCTGAAGGGTTGGGGCGCGCAATTCATCGAACCTGCGGAAGGTCTCCTGGCCTGCGGTTACGAAGGCGTGGGCCGTCTGGCCCCCGTGGAGGAAATCCTGGCAGCCGTGCAGGCCCTCTTAAACAAGGGGGGCGCATGA